In Megalops cyprinoides isolate fMegCyp1 chromosome 16, fMegCyp1.pri, whole genome shotgun sequence, the genomic window TAGCAGCCTGGATGTGGAGAAATGGAGGCAGCTAGCTTTGAGACTCTCAGGTAACTACACACCAACAAGGAGGCTTGGGAACATGCagacatcacttcctgttacCTTGCGATAATGCCCTGTACAAACATACCCTTTAGCTTTATGTAGCTACACTTGTAAATCAAGTGACAATTAGCCAGAGAGGTCTAATAAATTGAAGTTTAAGTAGAACCTTGTATTTGAAAcagttgtttattttatcattgtGCCCATAATGTGATGACTTTTTCTATGTTGATAGATGCTGACATTGCAAAGATGGAAGAGATTGACGCTGCGAGTGCTAGCTACAGCACCCTCACCCTGTCGGACAAGTCCCTAAAGAAGAGGGAAAAGACAAAGACCGAGACCAAGACGAAGAAGGAGAAGGCTGTGGGGAACGGGAGAGCCAAGACCACGcctaaaaaaaggaaaacaacagccAGTAGGACTAAAAAGGCCACACCCACTGCATCAGTCCAGCAGCTACTCTCTATCACGGACAACCAGTCAGGATCCTCATGTGAGAGTGAGGCTGAGGATACCCACATTACAACTGCCGTGAAAGCCAAATCAGGCAAGAGGCCACGCCCATCCCTCACAACCCCCAACCAGGACAGCAAACAGTCctccaagaagaaaaaaaagtcagacgCAGGGACCACAAAAACGACAAACTCTGACCAGAAGACATGcccaaacattaaaaagaaagagcTGAAGGacaaggagaagaagaaagagaaagagaaaaaggaaaagaagaagaagacaaaaaagaaagagaaagatgtgGCTGCCGAGACATTCGCCTCAGTCCCCTCAAAGCTGAGCCTCTCtccagaggaaaagaaaagtgAGTGATTGcttgaaaaaatatttccagCAAGGTTTTACATTTGAACAGGGATGTCACACTCGATTTGTGGAATGTATGTGGTGGTGCAGGCTGTTCCAATTTCCAGTCACGTCCTGGTTATCTCCATCTTGGCCTTCacctggtggaatgaacttctgTAGCAGTCAAAACAGCAGAGGTTCAAGCCACCTTCCATGACAGACTGAAGaaccacctcttcagactgcacctcaGTCCTCTAATCCAAGCATTGTGCTTTATTCCTCATGTGTGATCTTATATGTGGAATTTTTACTACAGGGTATGTGGTAGCtttctgtgtgtaatggtgAAGCCTTACTGTCAAGGTATTGCATTGCGCTTACAGAGTCAACCAGGTACACACATGTGATCTCAACACTCTGTCTGGCACTGACACATGTTGGAATATGGTCAATGGAGTCGtgtttttacaatttttcatgccacttcaatgcacattttatgtGCACcttttaagttgctctggataagagcatctgctaagtaatATAGTGGtgaaggaacaggacttgtgaccaaaaggttgcaggttcgattccccactggggtactgctgttacgcccttgggcaaggtacttaacccacaattgcctcagtcaatatccagctgtataaatggataatcctgtaaaaaaaaaagtgtaacttatgtaagtcactttgggtaagtgcgtctgctaaatgtcaacaatgtaatgtaatgctaaatgatgaaaatgtaaatgtactctaTGCTTCGTTTCCTAATTAGCCCAGTTATTTCCTGTTTGACAACACACTTGCAGCTGAGGATTGCACAGATGACCTGTACTAGTTACTAactgtaattattcatttccattcattgCCATTGCCACTGTCATCTAATTGTTCATTGCCATTCATTGAAGGCAGTTGTTTGGAACAAAATCCACCATATGCAATGGCCCTCAAGAAGATGAGTCTTATAGAGGCTGACTGCAGTGTAGATAACAGTTTTGTGTTCCTTGCTTAGTGAAATAAATTCTGCCTAGCATTCATATAATTGTGGAAATcctttgcagaaaaaaacaaattgaaaaaggagaaaaagatcAAGGTGACCTCTCCCAAGGCTTCCCTTGGTCTTGCTTCAGAAAACCCTTCATCAGTGATTATTCCAGCCCTTGCAGAAGCCACCCCTAAGAAGGTACTAATAGTGTCATCTTTGTCATTGTCATACACAGCTTCTTCACATTGCTCATCACCTTTGCCATTGTAAGATGACAGTATTTATTTCTGACAGCTGGCATCTGACCCGAATCAGGAACTATGTATAGATGTACATATCTACATCTATATATCATACATAATATCATACATATTTGATTTGTGGGTGTGTCCTGTGAAGCTGTTTATTCTGTCATACCTCTTAGCACAGCTTAGGTTATGTTACGTAGCACTGTCACCACCAAATCCTTAGTAATATaacaacatttctttttttctgtttctcagaaGCACAAGTCCTCCAAGAGCAAATAATCTGTTGATACACAGGTGAGCATAactgtgttaaatgtttgtCGCTAAAGCTGGTTTGTATGCATAGTTCCACATTAGCCTGTCATTAATCAAAGCGATgatgtctttctctgtttccatAAGGGAGTGCTCTTACCTGTAGAGCCGTTGGCAGATGAGTTACAAGACAGAGAGGCAGCCCGGTTCCCACCAGTTTTGGGAGTTTCCTCAAAGAAAATGGaaagcttctttttttaacataattaaCAGTTCGGTGTCAGCTGTATGGTCTACTGATGAagattatatttttgtttatttgtgagtttttacttttttaaccATGGACATTGATGATAATACATAGAGAATGAATGTCAGTCTGGTGTACTCCAGGTACATGTTATGTCTAtgcttgtgtttcattttaatgtttttactgcTCCAGTGTCGAGTCATAGCAGGAAAGAAAGCTTCAGAGAACTTCAGAGAAGCCTTTCTTTCACACCAATGCTGGTTTCATATTTGTCACTTTCTCTGCAGCCATTGAAAGTCagttaattattttacaaagtTTGTGCATCTGGTAGTTTAACCTTTTCCTCAAACGTTCCATTGCACCCTCCATTCAACCCGGTGAAGTCCCTCCCTTCAACTCACGAACTTCTCCGAACACCAGAGGAGTATGCAGCGtttgaagacaaaaaacaattttgcaAATGCAAGGAGGATATACTGACAGTGGAGACATTTGCTTAGTGTAATGGGGTCAGGGAAATGTTTGAGTTTCAAGTTTACAAATGACATTTCTGTCGGACATAATTGATaagatgtattttaataaatattttttcacacttAATAATTATTATGGGTATTGTGTGGCACCGTCGTTTACCACTATTGCTTAAATGGTTGTTATGACATGTTTTGGAGGTGGAAAATGCATGGAGACTTACCAGTGACATTAGTTTGACAGCACAAAACAGTCTATCTTGGAAGCGAGTACTGGGCACCGCAAAGACAGGCTACTTCGAATGCATTTACGGAGGGAGCACTGTGGGAGCGTCAAGCGCTGTTTACCTCGACGTCATCAGTTTGCGACAGCCATGCTGTTTTGGAAGCGCGTACAACGTTACGGCTAATTGCTTTGGAAGTAGGTTTGAAAACCCGACGTAGAAAAGTGAGCTGAACAGCGTCAAGCAATGTTCGAGAGACGTTCGTGGTAAATCCAAAGGCTCGTAAGTATTCAAAGCCGTAAGTATAAAGCTAACGATATTTGATATTGGATTTAGCTAACTAGCCCATCCTAGTGCAGTTGAAACTACCGCTAACTACACAGTATAGCTTATGTGAGTTCATTGCTAATTTGAGAAAGTGGAGATTTTGGcgtttgtgtcattttcatgttttcatattcTCCAAGCGACCGTCACAACACaggtatatgtgtgtatgggcaGTGTATATGACATCCATTTCTTACAGTAGTTTAGTACCGGTTACAAAAAACCCAGAGAGGGAGCCgctttcttgttttcttgtttgcaattcagaaaaaaagaaatacgaATCGATAGAGgcacacaaaaatacagtaagGTAACACAGCGGGGCTATTGCTTTTTCAAACACTTTTCCCTGCTAAGCAGGGCGGAATGTGGAGGTTGAGTACTGTACGCCACAAGTCGCGCCGGTTGGGTAGCAGTCAGGAGGAGTTCAAGTCGAAGAGGCGTGAACGGGAGAAAGGTAACAGCTTCTACCCACAAATTCTTACtctcagatttttaaaaatgtgaatctGGTTTTCGTGCTGAAAAAGCAATTGTGGCCATCTTTTCAAATAATTACTTTAGCCCATCCTGTCCTGTCTCtcattctttcagttttttataaTGCTGTACCGATTcgttaatatttaatgtgatgtaatatgcGTAATTTCTATAACTTGTCCTGTTCACTAAGCCCATATGCTAATCAAGTTGTGCGTTTGCAATAAGAATCAGTGGGCTGCGCAGAATCTGTGCAGGGTTGATGCTCTAACACCGACCATTGCATCTCTGTGCAGCGCTGAGACAGGCACGGAAGGATCAGCAACTTGTCAGTAAACGACTTCTGcaagaggatgaggatgaggaggaggaaggctcCATGGACACTGCAGCCAATCTGCTGTCCAAAGAAGAGGTAAGAGTTCTGGTGTCCAAACGTCATAATGGAGGAATACATGGTACATCACATCACCTTAACAGTCAGTGCTGAAGATATTCTGCAGCTGCTTTGAGCCATGTTGAAACATCCTGTGATGTAATGGTTAATATACGCAAAGATCATGGCTCACCCCAGATGCACTAACAGTATCCCAAATTATCAAAGATCCACACCATCTTCATGCACCTAACACAGAGCAACAAAGGTTGAATTAGGTCTCATTCTATGCAGAGCAAGGTGGGTGAGAGGGAGCTTTTTCAACAGAAGGGCAAAGTGAAAGTATGTTTGTCTCTCGGGATTTGTAAGAAACCGTGTCCTTTTGTCTTGATTGCGGTGTCTGCCAGGTGGTGGAGCTGCTGCGCAAAGTGCAGCATGGCGGGGAGGAAAAGTTTAACCACCTTCGAACCCTGAGAAGGATCCTACGCAGCCCAGAGACCCAGCTCATCTTCATAAAGTACGATAAAGTGTGCCATCCCATTCCTTCTTGGGTTTACACCTTCATAATATGCATTCATGTGCAGACAGCTTGCTTCCCATCAAGATCATAGTTCTTAATGTTTCCATAGTCTTGCAATATTCCTTTGTGTCATTTGGCTTGTCTACAAATTGCAGGCGCAATATGAGTACAAAGTGGTGTCTCATAAAGGATTTGTGTCCATCTGTGCTTCCTGTTCATAAACATTAACTCTGGCTGTAACATGAGTTAAAGATTCGGGAACAGTAATACTAGCTGGGAACCTGTGGTCCAGCTTGTCAAACAGTACTAATACCTGTGAACAGATGGTCCAGGTTGAAGAGTAACAACAGCACAGAACCTGTGTCCCAGGTTGGAGAGCAGTAGctgctgtaagtgtgtgttcCTGGTTGTAAGGCTGTTACAGTGGTTAAAACCCTGTGTTACAGGCTGGAGAACAGTATTCATGTACTGGTGGGGCTGCTCAGTGGCTCAAATGCTCAGTGTCAACTGGAGGCAGCCCACTGTCTCCACGAGCTGTCCCACTCACCCCACCCTGCTGCTGGCCCCGCCTGCCTCCCCGCCACGCCCTACCTGCTCACATACCTGTCTGGACAGAGTGACAAGTTCACTGTGAGTACGAACATCCCTATGTCCAGTCCTGTCTACCTCTCTAGCTAACTAACAGACCTTTTTAATCTGCTGTGAGCATATGTAAGTGTTCATCGGACTcctactgtatgtatgtgtgtgtgtgtgtgtgtgtgtgtgtgtgtgtgtgcgcgcgcgcgcgtgtgtctgtgtgttgccaGGAGCTGTGTTTGTACACACTGGGGAATCTGTGTGCAGACAGTGAGGCGGTGAGAGTCAAGCTCCTGGCCCAGGGCATTGTTCCAGCTTTGGCCAGCTGCATACAGGTGTGTACAgactgattttaaatgtgtacaCATAGCACTATGGGTCTTTTAAATCTGTGACCCATTCTCAGAAACATTTGACTGAACCTATAGATTTTGCCTCTACGTTGGTGTGTCTGCTTATCTTTACCTGTCCCACTCAGCGGCCTAACCTTGCAGTGGTGGAAGCTGTGGGATTTGCCCTTTCTCAGCTCCTCCAGGCTAAAGAAGCTCCAGAGAAAATTGTCCCGTGAGTTATTCCGCCTGTCCTTCCCTTCATTACTCTGTCACTTACCGACGTTTGAAACTGGCACGTTAACTCAGTAAAATACtgatacagtaaaatacagtgaAAGCACCATTTCTGGCGCTTTTACCGAACTTATCTTGTGaatgtctctctttccctttaaCCTCCCCCATTGCCATATTTTAATGATGTATGCCTCCTGGGCATCTTTTGTAATATCTTTCCTTTGATCTGGAATGAGTTCTGAGCAGTGACCATGTGATCGTCCTAACAGGATGGTCTTGGCTTCAGGGTTAACCCCTCACCTGCTGGCTGCACTTCAGTCAGATCCCCAGTTTGGGATGGGCGCTGCCATTGAGTGTGCCTGGTGTCTGCACTACCTGGTCTGCAGGTGAGGTAGCTCTCTGCATCATCACGTTGACTGGATTGGACAGTCCCTGTAATGTTTTTCCACTGTCCTTCCTCACAGTAATGTGGACAATGGAACACTTGTAGCACAGGGGGCTGTGTTAAAGTGCTGTTCCCTCCTCATAACACTGGGTGGCGCTGTGGCTACAGGTAACACAGAGGAAGGTGTGGAGCTGGTAAGATATTTTGATGATCACATACATGTGGAAATGCACATTATCCACATTTACACGTGGAAAAATGCGTAACTTCCTGAATGTGTCTGGTGCCCCCAGCTGGTCTGGCCCCTGCTGCGCTCGGTGGGAAACCTGCTGGCCGGCTGCAGACTGGAGGACCTGGGGCCCCAAGTGAGGGACAGCCGTCTGCTGCCCGCGCTCCTCGTTCTCTCCCAGGCCTTCCTgcagccctgccccgccctggCCAGAGAGAGCCTGTGGGTCCTCAACAACCTCACAGGTAGGTCTGCATTTCCGCCGAAATGTGGGGAGTGCAGAGTAGGCTAATCTTAGAAACCTTTTGGCTAATCCATGACCCAGTAGCCCATAACCATCTGCAccattgtgttgttgttgatgtaTCTGTGAAATGAAGTATGCTTGTCATAATGGCATACTTATGTGACTCATCTCTGTTGTGGTGGCATTGATGATGTTGTCAGAAAATATTTGGAAGTGTTCCATATCCATAGACATCACCTCCAAGGGCTACAACTGTAGAGTGTTGCAGATTATTCCATAAAGACTTTTCTATATGCAACTGTGAAAGTTTTGTCTGGAATACATCTCGGGGACCTCAGCCGAGTCAACATAAGTAATCCTGCTTGAAGAGCTTTGTATGGTGGTTCCAGCAAACATTTCTCTGTAGCTTTCTCTGCATATGGAAGAAATTTTATCTGTACCTAGAGGAaaattttgtgacatttttcagctgaaataaCTTATTTCATACAACAATGGTACCTAATGGCATAGTCCTTATGAGATGTtcatgatgacatcacatccACTGGCCCTCTAGATACACATTTCTAATTACCCCCCTTCCACTGCCCATTCCCACCAGCTGATTCTTgattcttgctgtttttttccagccgATTCCAGCACTTTCTGCTCAGCTGTGCTCTTCCTGAACCTTGTCCCGGTCTTGATCCAGCTCCTGCCTTTCTCCAAGGGGATCAATAGTATGGTGGGTTTTGATTTCGAAGAGGTTGTCCTCTTGACAAACCTCTGAGGAAGTGTATTAAGTATGTTAACATGTGAAAACTTATGGTTTCACTTATGGTTTCACCATGGAGGTTTGGTTACAACTGCAGGGGCTCCCATTTTGTGTGTAGGTCCTGCGGGTTCTGGGTAACATCGCTCACCAGGGGACTGCATACTGTGCCCAGCTGACTCAGTCAGGCCTTCTGCCTGCCCTGTGCTCCACTCTCAAGATGGCCGACCCTGAAGTGGTGACCCTCAGTCTGGAGGTCCTGCATATGCTGCTGGCCAGCAATTCGCAGGTAAGACTGAACAGCCAAGAAGACCACGATGCAGGTGTGGATACATCCACAACTGGAAATGTAATTGGGGCAAGGCAGCTGCAGGCAGACTGTTCTGCTAACATGTGGTCCACACTCAACAGTTCAAAACTGCAGAGCACATTTAGCATCTGATGGCATCACTTTTGCACATGTGAATGTCTGtcatactgaaaatgaagaGCAGCACTGGCTGTAGATGGGAACATCTGTCCACAAAGGCAGTTTTGTTCACATAGATCTTGCCCACAAATGTGTCTCGGACTAAATTTAAGAACACATTTCATCAAATTTAGCTATGTTCATCCAAACTGTATTTCCCTTGTTAATCTGATCAGATTAGGTACTGGTGCCGTGAACCATATGTGGCTGTTCTAACTCTGCTCTTTACGATTTACTCCATACTGGTGCAGGCATTCGACAGGAGGATGGCTGTCGACAAGATCACTTTTGTAGACAGATTTTCATCTTGCATGTGCAGGCAGAGCTTGTTACCCATTGTGCTCTTTCACATTATTTCACCTTTATGTGTTCAGATGGCTGAGGAGTTTACAAACCTTAAAGGGCTCCCCCTACTGGAGGCTCTTCAGTACAACAGCCAGGGGGAGATGCGCCTACGAGCAGCCTACATTCTAGACCATCATCTAACTGCAAGCAACCAGGTGAGgacttgtgtgtatgtgcatgtgtgtgtgactcacagaACCAGACAGGAACACTTCCGTGTTCCCTTACCACAGTAAACTGATGTCTGCCTCATTATCAATTGCGCCAcagatgtgtgatgtgtgttgtCTGTCAGTTGATACAGTCCGTTTGTTTTACAGGTGGATCCTCCTGCATCATGACAGATCAGTGAAAAGGAGACTTGTTTTTACAGACTACCAATTTAACTTTGCTGTTAGaaccactgtaaaaatgttttggttttctgtGAAAGACTGGCCATAAGTACACTGCAAGATGGCTTGCTTGAAATATCTTGCAGCTTGGCACAATCAACAGTAATAAAACACATGGGTTTTGTACAGTGTGTCTGGCTGGTTTATTATAGATTACAGCAAGTACAGACTGCAATTACAGAATGCATTACAGAATTCAGTTCAAAAGCCTTAGACGTCCGAGTCCCCATCCCAAAGTCTTCATAAAACGAAGCATTACTGCCGACCACACGGTGCGAGTTCTCACTTGGCATTGGCGAGAGTTTCCAGTGCCTTGGCCACTTGGTCAGCATTCATGTTTTCAAGACCCACGCTTTGCTCTTTGCCAAAATCTGCAACACAGGGGCACAGAGGTTCAGAGCCTGCCGCCGATGGGACTGTCACGTACACAATCATAGgttattatttacatgtatacaCTTAACATGCAGTTCCCGTATCCTTCCTTACCGTATCGTGCCCACAGTTTGGGTTGCACTCCAGAGCACTCTCTTATCAAAATCGGGAAGTCTGGGTTAG contains:
- the tmco6 gene encoding transmembrane and coiled-coil domain-containing protein 6 codes for the protein MWRLSTVRHKSRRLGSSQEEFKSKRREREKALRQARKDQQLVSKRLLQEDEDEEEEGSMDTAANLLSKEEVVELLRKVQHGGEEKFNHLRTLRRILRSPETQLIFIKLENSIHVLVGLLSGSNAQCQLEAAHCLHELSHSPHPAAGPACLPATPYLLTYLSGQSDKFTELCLYTLGNLCADSEAVRVKLLAQGIVPALASCIQRPNLAVVEAVGFALSQLLQAKEAPEKIVPMVLASGLTPHLLAALQSDPQFGMGAAIECAWCLHYLVCSNVDNGTLVAQGAVLKCCSLLITLGGAVATGNTEEGVELLVWPLLRSVGNLLAGCRLEDLGPQVRDSRLLPALLVLSQAFLQPCPALARESLWVLNNLTADSSTFCSAVLFLNLVPVLIQLLPFSKGINSMVLRVLGNIAHQGTAYCAQLTQSGLLPALCSTLKMADPEVVTLSLEVLHMLLASNSQMAEEFTNLKGLPLLEALQYNSQGEMRLRAAYILDHHLTASNQVDPPAS
- the ndufa2 gene encoding NADH dehydrogenase [ubiquinone] 1 alpha subcomplex subunit 2, coding for MAAAVVRSIGSNLAKNLREVRLHLCQTSASSQGARDFVEHHYVSLKKANPDFPILIRECSGVQPKLWARYDFGKEQSVGLENMNADQVAKALETLANAK